The following are encoded together in the Micromonospora lupini genome:
- a CDS encoding DUF3151 domain-containing protein — MQNLLPEPPATLLPANDEADAALAAAQEAGTDEAFAEVAARFPTFSAAWGALAARAFAAGAVVTGYAYARTGYHRGLDQLRRSGWKGHGPVPWSHEPNRGFLRCLYVLSRAADEIGEADEAARCAQFLRDCDPAAADALASN; from the coding sequence ATGCAGAACCTTTTGCCGGAGCCACCGGCCACCCTCCTGCCCGCGAACGACGAGGCCGACGCCGCCCTGGCCGCCGCACAGGAGGCCGGCACCGACGAGGCGTTCGCCGAGGTGGCGGCCCGTTTCCCGACCTTCAGCGCGGCCTGGGGCGCGCTCGCGGCCCGGGCGTTCGCGGCCGGTGCGGTGGTGACGGGGTACGCGTACGCCCGCACCGGCTACCACCGTGGCCTGGACCAGCTCCGCCGCAGCGGCTGGAAGGGCCACGGACCCGTGCCGTGGTCGCACGAGCCCAACCGGGGCTTCCTCCGCTGCCTGTACGTGCTCTCCCGGGCCGCCGACGAGATCGGCGAGGCCGACGAGGCGGCCCGCTGCGCACAGTTCCTACGTGACTGCGACCCGGCCGCGGCGGACGCGCTGGCCAGCAACTGA
- a CDS encoding SigE family RNA polymerase sigma factor has translation MTYEEFADARLAPLLRYAVMLTGDPHQAQDLVQETMVRVQLNWRRVAHADSPERYVRRMLTNQYVDWKRGSWMRRVLLRGDPDDSLPASADHAQSAVDRDQIWTWLSRLPRRQRATLVLRYYEDLPDAEIADILGCAVGTVRSSISRALATLRAEYVEVRS, from the coding sequence GTGACGTACGAGGAGTTCGCGGACGCGCGACTTGCCCCGCTGCTGCGGTACGCGGTGATGCTCACCGGTGATCCGCACCAGGCGCAGGATCTCGTGCAGGAGACGATGGTCCGCGTCCAGCTCAACTGGCGGCGGGTCGCCCACGCGGACTCACCCGAGCGGTACGTGCGCCGGATGCTCACCAACCAGTACGTCGACTGGAAGCGCGGCTCGTGGATGCGTCGGGTGCTGCTGCGCGGTGATCCCGACGACTCGCTGCCGGCGTCCGCGGACCACGCCCAGTCCGCAGTTGACCGGGACCAGATCTGGACCTGGCTGTCCCGGCTGCCGCGCCGGCAGCGCGCCACCCTCGTGCTGCGCTACTACGAGGATCTGCCCGACGCCGAGATCGCCGACATCCTCGGCTGCGCCGTCGGGACCGTACGTTCGTCCATCTCCCGGGCCCTGGCCACGCTCCGGGCCGAGTACGTGGAGGTTCGCTCATGA
- a CDS encoding phage holin family protein, whose protein sequence is MGFLIRLAITAVALWVTTLIVPGVDVHGRSGGNTVLTLIVVALIFGVINAVLKPIIRVVGCVFYLLTLGLFALVVNALLFLLTDRIARGLDLPFQVDGFWAAFWGAIVMTVVTWLISVIVPDRLDGR, encoded by the coding sequence GTGGGCTTCCTCATCCGATTGGCGATCACCGCTGTCGCGTTGTGGGTGACCACGCTCATCGTGCCCGGCGTCGACGTGCACGGCCGTTCCGGTGGCAACACCGTGCTCACGCTCATCGTGGTGGCGCTCATCTTCGGCGTGATCAACGCGGTGCTCAAGCCGATCATCCGGGTGGTCGGCTGTGTGTTCTACCTGCTGACCCTGGGCCTGTTCGCGCTCGTGGTCAACGCGCTGCTCTTCCTGCTCACCGACCGGATCGCCCGCGGGCTCGACCTGCCGTTCCAGGTGGACGGCTTCTGGGCGGCGTTCTGGGGAGCGATAGTCATGACAGTGGTCACCTGGCTGATAAGCGTCATCGTGCCGGACCGTCTGGACGGCCGGTGA
- the fbaA gene encoding class II fructose-bisphosphate aldolase — protein sequence MPIASPEAYAEMLDRAKAGRYAYPAINVTSSQTLNAALKGFADAESDGIIQVSTGGAEYLSGPSIKDMVTGAVAFAAYAHEVAKKYSVNVALHTDHCPKDKLDKFVRPLMGISQERVKRGEEPLYQSHMWDGSAVPVAENLQIASQLLDEAAKAKIVLEIEVGVVGGEEDGVENAINDKLYTTTDDGLAMVEALGLGEKGRYMAALTFGNVHGVYKPGNVKLRPEILNQIQEAVGAKYGKDKPLSLVFHGGSGSLLSEIREALDYGVVKMNIDTDTQYAFTRPVADHMLRNYDGVLKIDGEVGNKKLYDPRAWGKAAEAGLAARVVQACEDLRSTGTTMTR from the coding sequence ATGCCCATCGCTTCTCCCGAGGCCTACGCGGAGATGCTGGACCGCGCCAAGGCTGGCCGGTACGCGTACCCCGCGATCAACGTGACCTCCTCCCAGACGCTTAACGCGGCGCTCAAGGGCTTCGCCGACGCGGAGAGCGACGGCATCATCCAGGTCTCCACAGGTGGTGCCGAGTACCTGTCCGGTCCCTCGATCAAGGACATGGTCACCGGCGCGGTGGCGTTCGCCGCGTACGCGCACGAGGTGGCCAAGAAGTACTCGGTGAACGTCGCCCTGCACACCGACCACTGCCCGAAGGACAAGCTGGACAAGTTCGTGCGTCCGCTGATGGGCATCTCGCAGGAGCGGGTGAAGCGCGGCGAGGAGCCGCTGTACCAGTCGCACATGTGGGACGGCTCGGCCGTGCCGGTCGCGGAGAACCTGCAGATCGCCTCGCAGCTCCTCGACGAGGCCGCCAAGGCCAAGATCGTCCTCGAGATCGAGGTCGGCGTCGTCGGTGGCGAGGAGGACGGCGTCGAGAACGCCATCAACGACAAGCTCTACACCACCACCGATGACGGCCTGGCCATGGTCGAGGCGCTCGGCCTCGGCGAGAAGGGCCGCTACATGGCGGCGCTGACCTTCGGCAACGTGCACGGCGTCTACAAGCCGGGCAACGTCAAGCTGCGTCCGGAGATCCTCAACCAGATCCAGGAGGCGGTCGGCGCCAAGTACGGCAAGGACAAGCCGCTCAGCCTGGTCTTCCACGGCGGCTCGGGCTCCCTGCTGAGCGAGATCCGTGAGGCTCTCGACTACGGCGTGGTGAAGATGAACATCGACACCGACACCCAGTACGCCTTCACCCGGCCGGTGGCCGACCACATGCTGCGCAACTACGACGGCGTGCTGAAGATCGACGGCGAGGTCGGCAACAAGAAGCTGTACGACCCGCGGGCCTGGGGCAAGGCCGCCGAGGCCGGGCTGGCCGCTCGGGTCGTCCAGGCGTGCGAGGACCTGCGCTCCACCGGCACCACGATGACCAGGTAA
- a CDS encoding LOG family protein — protein MPTPPPTDVIEPHLHADEIQTRDEFDRQLVTGRLTGLTVQGLRLDLAPVPDLTGVEVTGTLFLGCRFASREVGADLVRRGANVVPPFSGLPYPTQPAHLYTPDDLAAGFAEGGFAGMYDTRVYEHYRAHGGALPDVKEALGQRLHDHGVDNALADATRAWLDGYGPQSVIGIMGGHAVRRGSPAYRMAAVLGWELARADRLVVTGGGPGVMEAANLGAYLADRPAADLTAAIDLLATAPDFTDHHRYTAVALTVRQRYAGVPRQRAGDSGWARTGGLAIPTWLYGHEPANLFAGRIAKYFSNAIREDTILRLARGGIVFAPGRAGTVQEVFQAATKTYYGTDGTSGAYIFLDRDYWTRELPVEALLRPLLAASPFGDLSSTIHLTDDVHEAVRLLTA, from the coding sequence GTGCCGACCCCACCTCCCACGGACGTCATCGAACCGCACCTGCACGCCGACGAGATCCAGACCCGGGACGAGTTCGACAGGCAACTGGTCACCGGCCGCCTGACCGGGCTGACCGTGCAGGGGCTCCGCCTCGACCTCGCCCCGGTGCCCGACCTGACCGGCGTCGAGGTCACCGGCACGCTCTTCCTCGGCTGCCGGTTCGCCTCCCGGGAGGTCGGCGCCGACCTGGTCCGGCGCGGCGCGAACGTGGTGCCGCCGTTCTCCGGGCTGCCGTACCCGACCCAGCCGGCGCACCTCTACACCCCGGACGACCTGGCCGCCGGGTTCGCCGAGGGCGGGTTCGCCGGGATGTACGACACCCGGGTGTACGAACACTACCGCGCGCACGGTGGGGCGCTGCCGGACGTGAAGGAGGCGCTCGGCCAGCGGCTGCACGACCACGGCGTGGACAACGCGCTCGCCGACGCGACCCGCGCCTGGCTGGACGGGTACGGGCCGCAGTCGGTGATCGGCATCATGGGCGGGCACGCGGTGCGGCGCGGCAGTCCGGCGTACCGGATGGCTGCCGTGCTGGGGTGGGAGCTGGCGCGGGCCGACCGCCTGGTGGTGACCGGCGGCGGTCCCGGCGTGATGGAGGCGGCGAACCTCGGCGCGTACCTGGCGGACCGGCCGGCGGCGGACCTGACCGCGGCGATCGACCTGCTGGCCACCGCGCCCGACTTCACCGACCACCACCGGTACACGGCAGTGGCGTTGACGGTCCGGCAGCGGTACGCGGGCGTGCCCCGCCAGCGCGCCGGCGACTCCGGGTGGGCCCGGACCGGAGGGCTGGCCATCCCCACCTGGCTGTACGGGCACGAGCCGGCGAACCTGTTCGCCGGGCGGATCGCCAAGTACTTCTCGAACGCCATCCGGGAGGACACGATCCTGCGGCTCGCCCGGGGCGGCATCGTCTTCGCGCCGGGGCGGGCGGGCACGGTGCAGGAGGTGTTCCAGGCGGCGACCAAGACCTACTACGGCACCGACGGGACCAGCGGCGCGTACATCTTCCTGGACCGCGACTACTGGACGCGGGAGCTGCCGGTGGAGGCGTTGCTGCGTCCGCTGCTGGCCGCGTCCCCGTTCGGTGACCTGTCGTCGACGATCCACCTGACCGACGACGTCCACGAGGCCGTACGCCTTTTGACGGCCTGA
- a CDS encoding LCP family protein encodes MIEDDLRAAFARHEPLTPPTGPLRAAIDRLTIRRRRRRRRWQAGGTTLALLGVLGLGVPLLTPEPAGPPPTAELLSESSRPAPTGALNVLLLGIDGDGPKSARADSVLLVHIPADRSRPYLISLPRDLGVPIPGQGTDKLNAAFPFGAGFTRPEMAKGYELTRRTVTELTGIQVDAGVVLTYRAVRSLSDAVGGVPVCLPDEVRSVHTKRLFPAGCHRLDGAASVDLLRQRYGLLEGVQDRDRNARVFASGLLRQAADQGVLTNPAHLAKLLTTVGPDLVVSPDRAAVLDLLRLVPTLRTVDPVGLSLPVVGVLEKDRYLRTDPKLAPEFLTALREDRLGDWAARHPKLVDNAR; translated from the coding sequence ATGATCGAAGATGACCTGCGGGCGGCCTTCGCCCGGCACGAGCCGTTGACCCCGCCGACCGGCCCGCTGCGTGCCGCCATCGACCGGCTGACGATCAGACGGCGCCGACGCCGTCGACGCTGGCAGGCCGGTGGCACCACGCTGGCCCTGCTCGGGGTGCTGGGGCTCGGGGTGCCCCTGCTGACCCCGGAGCCCGCGGGACCTCCGCCGACCGCCGAACTGCTCAGCGAGTCGAGTCGGCCGGCGCCGACCGGCGCGCTTAACGTTCTGCTGCTCGGCATCGACGGCGACGGACCGAAGAGCGCACGCGCGGATTCGGTGCTGTTGGTGCACATCCCGGCCGACCGCAGTCGCCCCTACCTGATCTCGCTGCCCCGCGACCTCGGCGTGCCGATCCCGGGCCAGGGGACCGACAAGCTGAATGCCGCGTTTCCGTTCGGCGCCGGGTTCACCCGCCCGGAGATGGCCAAGGGGTACGAGCTGACTCGGCGTACGGTGACCGAGCTGACCGGGATCCAGGTGGACGCCGGCGTGGTGCTGACGTACCGCGCGGTGCGCTCGCTCAGCGACGCCGTTGGCGGGGTGCCGGTCTGCCTGCCCGATGAGGTGCGCTCCGTCCACACGAAGCGGCTGTTCCCAGCCGGGTGCCACCGCCTCGACGGCGCCGCGTCGGTCGACCTGCTCCGCCAGCGCTATGGTCTGCTCGAAGGAGTCCAGGATCGGGACCGCAACGCCCGGGTCTTCGCATCCGGCCTGCTGCGCCAGGCCGCCGACCAGGGCGTACTCACCAATCCGGCACACCTCGCCAAGCTGCTGACCACCGTCGGCCCCGATCTCGTCGTGTCCCCCGACCGGGCCGCTGTGCTGGACCTGCTGCGGCTCGTCCCCACGCTGCGGACTGTCGATCCGGTCGGGCTCAGCCTGCCGGTCGTCGGGGTTTTGGAGAAGGACCGCTACCTGCGTACCGACCCGAAGCTCGCACCGGAGTTCCTGACGGCGCTGCGGGAGGACCGGCTGGGCGACTGGGCGGCCCGCCACCCGAAGCTGGTCGACAACGCCCGCTGA